From the genome of Eucalyptus grandis isolate ANBG69807.140 chromosome 2, ASM1654582v1, whole genome shotgun sequence, one region includes:
- the LOC120290467 gene encoding CRM-domain containing factor CFM2, chloroplastic-like, whose translation MAFATAKITELPLRNALIRASSGSGQSSLHLLFASPTPPRRRPRALERRCFCQSLRTTNPRDASSSHGRSGGKPHSAPWLNKWPPPPPSPPNRETDEESPGEVADSDSRGEAERRYSGNDRGQNAIERIVLRLRNLGLGSDDEEEGDEEEGEGEFGAARPTGEERLGDLLRREWIRPDSFLEEDEREEDDAGLLPREKEGKGEVKVEEKVAGGMKRSVKAPTSAELTIEDEELRRLRRTGMYLRERISVAKAGITQAVLEKIHDKWRKEEVVRLKFHEVLAHDMKTAHKVVEVGPSSEIKLPL comes from the coding sequence ATGGCCTTCGCTACCGCCAAAATCACGGAACTGCCACTGCGCAACGCCCTCATCCGCGCCTCCTCCGGCTCTGGCCAGAGCTCCCTCCACCTCCTCTTCGCCTCTCCGAcgccgccgcggcggcggccTCGCGCACTCGAACGGCGCTGCTTCTGCCAGTCCCTCCGCACGACCAATCCTCGAGACGCCAGCTCCTCCCACGGAAGGAGCGGCGGCAAGCCGCACTCCGCCCCGTGGCTCAACAAGtggccaccgccgccgccgtcgccgccgaaCCGCGAGACCGACGAGGAGTcgcccggcgaggtcgccgattCCGATTCCCGCGGCGAGGCTGAGCGTAGGTACTCCGGTAACGATAGAGGCCAGAATGCGATCGAGAGGATCGTGCTCAGGTTGAGGAATTTAGGATTGGGGTCGGACGATGAAGAGGAAGGGGacgaggaggagggggagggcgAATTCGGAGCCGCGCGGCCGACCGGAGAGGAGAGGCTAGGTGACCTGTTGCGTAGGGAGTGGATTAGGCCGGATAGTTTCCTCGAGGAGGACGAGCGTGAGGAGGACGACGCGGGGTTGTTGCCGAGGGAGAAGGAAGGCAAGGGAGAGGTCAAAGTCGAGGAGAAGGTCGCCGGGGGGATGAAGAGGTCGGTGAAGGCGCCGACGTCGGCGGAACTCACGATCGAGGACGAGGAGCTTAGGAGGTTGAGGAGGACGGGGATGTACCTTAGGGAGAGGATTAGCGTCGCGAAAGCGGGGATTACGCAGGCGGTTTTGGAGAAGATACATGATaagtggaggaaggaggaggtcgTGAGGCTTAAGTTTCACGAGGTGCTCGCGCACGATATGAAGACCGCGCACAAGGTCGTCGAGGTCGGGCCCTCATCTGAGATTAAGTTGCCACTTTAA